A genomic segment from Glycine soja cultivar W05 chromosome 18, ASM419377v2, whole genome shotgun sequence encodes:
- the LOC114394702 gene encoding uncharacterized protein LOC114394702 isoform X2, with protein MDSFQQQPHGYMRPLQPPPPPPPHTADLYHHPHHFPQIPPPPPQVPWFSSQFQYHPSQTPSPPPPWQQPPPPPPPAPPSNAYSYHPSQYPPPPRSHVPPPQFTPHSHVPPQPYPQEWGNPNWPPNQGYPANKNEDWAAKARAWADANAARESQHPQSLFSPAGRMQEQSHYHDQYQQSVDSHYTDVQNQSHPSASYQQFSYLDASVQRISGHSQEPASVSLETSYTQDGHSYSARDGTDIGDLTVSFEQGNLPTNPSVHQQEVPSSYSSVAGKEALDQIQLSYSVFPLSSSSSQERHVQQSMHAPPFVSGSHSVDSTISLADQPLDFAPRFNRDSDLQMQSTYNHHDSSSSMNNWASPVTPGVSYPSVPPNLSSGQQHDPSITTPGHVAPPFGRFAGPGLPSTIPPSGAPFTLSTGTTLHPTVAFSADAYGASGVPDRPKKASVPNWLKEEIKKTVIPAPAENLKEETFVNDGIDKSYARGDEADSKSIDSSRSAEDEDEEDQVEAARTVAINQEIKRVLTEVLLKVTDELFDEIATRVLAEDDLTAEVGHKVATSNHKASASPPSATVPKASAKVLVPIKEKVENEDTSENSNSSSPGDVLGLGNYGSDADDGDNEIESSSVPTPARDAAYQSGIKKPLSDRHDLPVNGIAQLDEHDRSETNLMNNQVKTISLPSRSSNDAATDLLHDDKVTKESNHSHSSKVVTEDLKDNGLNSIERSLDRFNGFSSKDSSGVSRSELPGKNISVEKATDDLSGRESRKKSEKNDRPDRSTSEKDFVKEVHSSKTRIDEKGNENQIRKDERNQKREKTDYGSEAKERVKEHSLRHGEKAKESDSRKRSSHVDVKDDKKEAEKSHRGSATDDTSRKREHAKDKGEHKSRQKDASNHDRHRRRRSSSVSSRGRTKKDRINHADDSSGEGSDGSKRKLHSRKHDLSPSPVRSKRRQLLRSPHSKHSQRRHSPYTSLDSSRGRRSRSRSPVRRQK; from the exons ATGGATTCGTTCCAGCAACAACCCCACGGCTACATGAGGCCACTGCAaccgccaccacctcctccACCGCACACGGCGGATCTCTACCACCACCCACACCACTTTCCCCAGATACCGCCGCCCCCGCCCCAAGTCCCTTGGTTCTCCTCCCAATTCCAATACCACCCTTCCCAGACCCCTTCCCCTCCGCCGCCGTGGCAGCAACCACCGCCGCCGCCACCGCCAGCTCCTCCGTCGAACGCTTATTCCTACCACCCCAGCCAGTACCCTCCTCCGCCTCGATCTCACGTGCCTCCTCCTCAGTTCACACCACACTCCCACGTTCCTCCTCAGCCTTATCCTCAG GAATGGGGCAACCCAAACTGGCCACCAAACCAGGGCTATCCAG CCAATAAGAATGAAGATTGGGCTGCTAAGGCCAGAGCTTGGGCTGATGCTAATGCTGCAAGGGAAAGTCAGCATCCACAATCGCTTTTTTCACCTGCTGGAAGAATGCAAGAGCAAAGCCATTATCATGATCAGTATCAGCAATCTGTTGACTCACATTATACTGATGTTCAAAACCAATCCCATCCATCAGCAAGCTATCAACAATTTTCTTACTTGGATGCATCTGTGCAGCGGATTTCAGGACATTCCCAGGAGCCTGCATCTGTCAGTTTGGAGACATCATATACTCAAGATGGGCATTCTTACAGTGCTAGAGATGGGACCGACATAGGAGATTTGACTGTTTCATTTGAACAAGGGAACTTGCCGACAAATCCATCAGTTCATCAGCAGGAGGTACCTTCTAGTTATAGTTCTGTTGCAg GTAAAGAGGCTCTTGATCAGATTCAACTATCATACTCAGTCTTTCCTTTGTCAAGTTCCTCATCGCAAGAACGCCATGTGCAACAATCAATGCATGCACCACCTTTTGTGTCTGGCAGCCATTCAGTTGACTCCACTATCAGTCTTGCTGATCAACCATTAGATTTTGCACCTAGGTTTAATCGTGATAGTGACTTGCAAATGCAATCAACTTATAATCATCACGATTCCAGTTCTTCAATGAATAACTGGGCTTCTCCAGTGACACCTGGTGTTAGTTATCCATCAGTACCACCAAATCTTTCTTCTGGGCAGCag CATGACCCTTCTATCACCACTCCTGGTCATGTGGCCCCGCCATTTGGAAGGTTTGCTGGACCTGGCCTCCCTTCGACCATTCCACCAAGTGGTGCACCGTTTACTCTTAGCACAGGAACTACACTTCATCCTACTGTGGCTTTCTCAGCTGATGCGTATGGGGCATCTGGTGTTCCTGATCGTCCTAAGAAG GCTTCTGTCCCTAACTGGCTGAAAGAGGAAATAAAGAAAACAGTCATCCCTGCTCCTGCAGAGAATCTGAAGGAAGAAACATTTGTAAATGATGGCATTGACAAGTCATATGCTAGAGGTGATGAGGCAGATAGTAAAAGCATTGATTCGTCTAGATCAGCTGAGGATGAGGATGAAGag GATCAAGTTGAAGCAGCTAGAACTGTAGCAATCAACcaagaaataaaaagagttCTGACTGAAGTTCTTTTGAAG GTTACTGATGAATTGTTTGACGAAATCGCAACCAGAGTTCTTGCTGAAGATGATCTTACTGCTGAAG TGGGCCACAAGGTTGCCACCTCAAATCATAAGGCATCAGCATCTCCTCCCTCAGCTACAGTTCCTAAGGCATCTGCAAAAGTTTTagttccaatcaaagagaaggtAGAAAATGAAGACACCAGTGAAAACTCTAATTCCAGCTCTCCTGGAGATGTTTTAGGTCTTGGAAATTATGGTTCTGATGCTGATGATGGAGACAATGAAATTGAGAGTTCCAGTGTGCCAACACCTGCAAGAGATGCTGCCTATCAGTCAGGGATTAAGAAACCTTTGTCAGATAGACATGATCTACCTGTTAATGGCATTGCACAACTTGATGAGCATGATAGAAGTGAAACTAATTTGATGAATAATCAGGTCAAAACCATCTCTTTACCATCCAGAAGTAGCAATGATGCTGCTACTGATCTGTTGCATGATGACAAGGTGACCAAGGAATCCAATCATTCACATTCTTCCAAGGTGGTGACTGAAGATCTTAAGGATAATGGGCTTAATTCCATTGAAAGAAGCCTTGATAGATTTAATGGTTTTAGTTCTAAAGATTCTTCAGGGGTATCAAGATCTGAACTGCCTGGAAAGAACATCAGTGTGGAAAAAGCAACAGATGATCTTTCAGGTAGGGAAAGcagaaaaaaatcagaaaaaaatgATCGGCCTGACAGGAGTACTTCTGAGAAAGACTTTGTAAAGGAGGTACACAGTAGTAAGACTAGGATAGATGAAAAAGGTAACGAGAATCAAATAAGAAAGGATGAAAGAAACcagaaaagggaaaaaacaGATTATGGCAGTGAGGCAAAAGAAAGAGTGAAAGAGCACAGTTTAAGGCATGGGGAGAAGGCAAAGGAATCAGACTCAAGGAAAAGATCCTCTCATGTTGATGTCAAGGATGATAAAAAGGAAGCAGAAAAATCCCATAGAGGTAGTGCCACTGACGATACTAGCCGGAAAAGGGAGCATGCAAAGGATAAGGGGGAACATAAATCAAGGCAAAAAGATGCAAGTAATCATGACAGGCACAGAAGAAGACGTTCATCTTCAGTAAGCAGTAGAGGTAGAACCAAGAAGGATCGTATTAATCATGCTGATGATTCAAGTGGTGAAGGATCAGATGGCTCAAAAAG GAAGCTGCATTCAAGAAAGCATGACTTATCACCGTCTCCGGTCAGATCTAAAAGAAG ACAACTTTTGCGGTCTCCTCATAGCAAGCATTCTCAGCGCAGGCATTCTCCCTatacttctcttgattcttccaG GGGAAGGAGGTCAAGATCCAGATCACCTGTTCGGCGGCAGAAATGA
- the LOC114394702 gene encoding putative mediator of RNA polymerase II transcription subunit 26 isoform X1 — MDSFQQQPHGYMRPLQPPPPPPPHTADLYHHPHHFPQIPPPPPQVPWFSSQFQYHPSQTPSPPPPWQQPPPPPPPAPPSNAYSYHPSQYPPPPRSHVPPPQFTPHSHVPPQPYPQEWGNPNWPPNQGYPANKNEDWAAKARAWADANAARESQHPQSLFSPAGRMQEQSHYHDQYQQSVDSHYTDVQNQSHPSASYQQFSYLDASVQRISGHSQEPASVSLETSYTQDGHSYSARDGTDIGDLTVSFEQGNLPTNPSVHQQEVPSSYSSVAGKEALDQIQLSYSVFPLSSSSSQERHVQQSMHAPPFVSGSHSVDSTISLADQPLDFAPRFNRDSDLQMQSTYNHHDSSSSMNNWASPVTPGVSYPSVPPNLSSGQQQHDPSITTPGHVAPPFGRFAGPGLPSTIPPSGAPFTLSTGTTLHPTVAFSADAYGASGVPDRPKKASVPNWLKEEIKKTVIPAPAENLKEETFVNDGIDKSYARGDEADSKSIDSSRSAEDEDEEDQVEAARTVAINQEIKRVLTEVLLKVTDELFDEIATRVLAEDDLTAEVGHKVATSNHKASASPPSATVPKASAKVLVPIKEKVENEDTSENSNSSSPGDVLGLGNYGSDADDGDNEIESSSVPTPARDAAYQSGIKKPLSDRHDLPVNGIAQLDEHDRSETNLMNNQVKTISLPSRSSNDAATDLLHDDKVTKESNHSHSSKVVTEDLKDNGLNSIERSLDRFNGFSSKDSSGVSRSELPGKNISVEKATDDLSGRESRKKSEKNDRPDRSTSEKDFVKEVHSSKTRIDEKGNENQIRKDERNQKREKTDYGSEAKERVKEHSLRHGEKAKESDSRKRSSHVDVKDDKKEAEKSHRGSATDDTSRKREHAKDKGEHKSRQKDASNHDRHRRRRSSSVSSRGRTKKDRINHADDSSGEGSDGSKRKLHSRKHDLSPSPVRSKRRQLLRSPHSKHSQRRHSPYTSLDSSRGRRSRSRSPVRRQK; from the exons ATGGATTCGTTCCAGCAACAACCCCACGGCTACATGAGGCCACTGCAaccgccaccacctcctccACCGCACACGGCGGATCTCTACCACCACCCACACCACTTTCCCCAGATACCGCCGCCCCCGCCCCAAGTCCCTTGGTTCTCCTCCCAATTCCAATACCACCCTTCCCAGACCCCTTCCCCTCCGCCGCCGTGGCAGCAACCACCGCCGCCGCCACCGCCAGCTCCTCCGTCGAACGCTTATTCCTACCACCCCAGCCAGTACCCTCCTCCGCCTCGATCTCACGTGCCTCCTCCTCAGTTCACACCACACTCCCACGTTCCTCCTCAGCCTTATCCTCAG GAATGGGGCAACCCAAACTGGCCACCAAACCAGGGCTATCCAG CCAATAAGAATGAAGATTGGGCTGCTAAGGCCAGAGCTTGGGCTGATGCTAATGCTGCAAGGGAAAGTCAGCATCCACAATCGCTTTTTTCACCTGCTGGAAGAATGCAAGAGCAAAGCCATTATCATGATCAGTATCAGCAATCTGTTGACTCACATTATACTGATGTTCAAAACCAATCCCATCCATCAGCAAGCTATCAACAATTTTCTTACTTGGATGCATCTGTGCAGCGGATTTCAGGACATTCCCAGGAGCCTGCATCTGTCAGTTTGGAGACATCATATACTCAAGATGGGCATTCTTACAGTGCTAGAGATGGGACCGACATAGGAGATTTGACTGTTTCATTTGAACAAGGGAACTTGCCGACAAATCCATCAGTTCATCAGCAGGAGGTACCTTCTAGTTATAGTTCTGTTGCAg GTAAAGAGGCTCTTGATCAGATTCAACTATCATACTCAGTCTTTCCTTTGTCAAGTTCCTCATCGCAAGAACGCCATGTGCAACAATCAATGCATGCACCACCTTTTGTGTCTGGCAGCCATTCAGTTGACTCCACTATCAGTCTTGCTGATCAACCATTAGATTTTGCACCTAGGTTTAATCGTGATAGTGACTTGCAAATGCAATCAACTTATAATCATCACGATTCCAGTTCTTCAATGAATAACTGGGCTTCTCCAGTGACACCTGGTGTTAGTTATCCATCAGTACCACCAAATCTTTCTTCTGGGCAGCag CAGCATGACCCTTCTATCACCACTCCTGGTCATGTGGCCCCGCCATTTGGAAGGTTTGCTGGACCTGGCCTCCCTTCGACCATTCCACCAAGTGGTGCACCGTTTACTCTTAGCACAGGAACTACACTTCATCCTACTGTGGCTTTCTCAGCTGATGCGTATGGGGCATCTGGTGTTCCTGATCGTCCTAAGAAG GCTTCTGTCCCTAACTGGCTGAAAGAGGAAATAAAGAAAACAGTCATCCCTGCTCCTGCAGAGAATCTGAAGGAAGAAACATTTGTAAATGATGGCATTGACAAGTCATATGCTAGAGGTGATGAGGCAGATAGTAAAAGCATTGATTCGTCTAGATCAGCTGAGGATGAGGATGAAGag GATCAAGTTGAAGCAGCTAGAACTGTAGCAATCAACcaagaaataaaaagagttCTGACTGAAGTTCTTTTGAAG GTTACTGATGAATTGTTTGACGAAATCGCAACCAGAGTTCTTGCTGAAGATGATCTTACTGCTGAAG TGGGCCACAAGGTTGCCACCTCAAATCATAAGGCATCAGCATCTCCTCCCTCAGCTACAGTTCCTAAGGCATCTGCAAAAGTTTTagttccaatcaaagagaaggtAGAAAATGAAGACACCAGTGAAAACTCTAATTCCAGCTCTCCTGGAGATGTTTTAGGTCTTGGAAATTATGGTTCTGATGCTGATGATGGAGACAATGAAATTGAGAGTTCCAGTGTGCCAACACCTGCAAGAGATGCTGCCTATCAGTCAGGGATTAAGAAACCTTTGTCAGATAGACATGATCTACCTGTTAATGGCATTGCACAACTTGATGAGCATGATAGAAGTGAAACTAATTTGATGAATAATCAGGTCAAAACCATCTCTTTACCATCCAGAAGTAGCAATGATGCTGCTACTGATCTGTTGCATGATGACAAGGTGACCAAGGAATCCAATCATTCACATTCTTCCAAGGTGGTGACTGAAGATCTTAAGGATAATGGGCTTAATTCCATTGAAAGAAGCCTTGATAGATTTAATGGTTTTAGTTCTAAAGATTCTTCAGGGGTATCAAGATCTGAACTGCCTGGAAAGAACATCAGTGTGGAAAAAGCAACAGATGATCTTTCAGGTAGGGAAAGcagaaaaaaatcagaaaaaaatgATCGGCCTGACAGGAGTACTTCTGAGAAAGACTTTGTAAAGGAGGTACACAGTAGTAAGACTAGGATAGATGAAAAAGGTAACGAGAATCAAATAAGAAAGGATGAAAGAAACcagaaaagggaaaaaacaGATTATGGCAGTGAGGCAAAAGAAAGAGTGAAAGAGCACAGTTTAAGGCATGGGGAGAAGGCAAAGGAATCAGACTCAAGGAAAAGATCCTCTCATGTTGATGTCAAGGATGATAAAAAGGAAGCAGAAAAATCCCATAGAGGTAGTGCCACTGACGATACTAGCCGGAAAAGGGAGCATGCAAAGGATAAGGGGGAACATAAATCAAGGCAAAAAGATGCAAGTAATCATGACAGGCACAGAAGAAGACGTTCATCTTCAGTAAGCAGTAGAGGTAGAACCAAGAAGGATCGTATTAATCATGCTGATGATTCAAGTGGTGAAGGATCAGATGGCTCAAAAAG GAAGCTGCATTCAAGAAAGCATGACTTATCACCGTCTCCGGTCAGATCTAAAAGAAG ACAACTTTTGCGGTCTCCTCATAGCAAGCATTCTCAGCGCAGGCATTCTCCCTatacttctcttgattcttccaG GGGAAGGAGGTCAAGATCCAGATCACCTGTTCGGCGGCAGAAATGA
- the LOC114394702 gene encoding putative mediator of RNA polymerase II transcription subunit 26 isoform X3 encodes MDSFQQQPHGYMRPLQPPPPPPPHTADLYHHPHHFPQIPPPPPQVPWFSSQFQYHPSQTPSPPPPWQQPPPPPPPAPPSNAYSYHPSQYPPPPRSHVPPPQFTPHSHVPPQPYPQEWGNPNWPPNQGYPANKNEDWAAKARAWADANAARESQHPQSLFSPAGRMQEQSHYHDQYQQSVDSHYTDVQNQSHPSASYQQFSYLDASVQRISGHSQEPASVSLETSYTQDGHSYSARDGTDIGDLTVSFEQGNLPTNPSVHQQEVPSSYSSVAGKEALDQIQLSYSVFPLSSSSSQERHVQQSMHAPPFVSGSHSVDSTISLADQPLDFAPRFNRDSDLQMQSTYNHHDSSSSMNNWASPVTPGVSYPSVPPNLSSGQQQHDPSITTPGHVAPPFGRFAGPGLPSTIPPSGAPFTLSTGTTLHPTVAFSADAYGASGVPDRPKKASVPNWLKEEIKKTVIPAPAENLKEETFVNDGIDKSYARGDEADSKSIDSSRSAEDEDEEDQVEAARTVAINQEIKRVLTEVLLKVTDELFDEIATRVLAEDDLTAEVGHKVATSNHKASASPPSATVPKASAKVLVPIKEKVENEDTSENSNSSSPGDVLGLGNYGSDADDGDNEIESSSVPTPARDAAYQSGIKKPLSDRHDLPVNGIAQLDEHDRSETNLMNNQVKTISLPSRSSNDAATDLLHDDKVTKESNHSHSSKVVTEDLKDNGLNSIERSLDRFNGFSSKDSSGVSRSELPGKNISVEKATDDLSGRESRKKSEKNDRPDRSTSEKDFVKEVHSSKTRIDEKGNENQIRKDERNQKREKTDYGSEAKERVKEHSLRHGEKAKESDSRKRSSHVDVKDDKKEAEKSHRGSATDDTSRKREHAKDKGEHKSRQKDASNHDRHRRRRSSSVSSRGRTKKDRINHADDSSGEGSDGSKRKLHSRKHDLSPSPVRSKRRGRRSRSRSPVRRQK; translated from the exons ATGGATTCGTTCCAGCAACAACCCCACGGCTACATGAGGCCACTGCAaccgccaccacctcctccACCGCACACGGCGGATCTCTACCACCACCCACACCACTTTCCCCAGATACCGCCGCCCCCGCCCCAAGTCCCTTGGTTCTCCTCCCAATTCCAATACCACCCTTCCCAGACCCCTTCCCCTCCGCCGCCGTGGCAGCAACCACCGCCGCCGCCACCGCCAGCTCCTCCGTCGAACGCTTATTCCTACCACCCCAGCCAGTACCCTCCTCCGCCTCGATCTCACGTGCCTCCTCCTCAGTTCACACCACACTCCCACGTTCCTCCTCAGCCTTATCCTCAG GAATGGGGCAACCCAAACTGGCCACCAAACCAGGGCTATCCAG CCAATAAGAATGAAGATTGGGCTGCTAAGGCCAGAGCTTGGGCTGATGCTAATGCTGCAAGGGAAAGTCAGCATCCACAATCGCTTTTTTCACCTGCTGGAAGAATGCAAGAGCAAAGCCATTATCATGATCAGTATCAGCAATCTGTTGACTCACATTATACTGATGTTCAAAACCAATCCCATCCATCAGCAAGCTATCAACAATTTTCTTACTTGGATGCATCTGTGCAGCGGATTTCAGGACATTCCCAGGAGCCTGCATCTGTCAGTTTGGAGACATCATATACTCAAGATGGGCATTCTTACAGTGCTAGAGATGGGACCGACATAGGAGATTTGACTGTTTCATTTGAACAAGGGAACTTGCCGACAAATCCATCAGTTCATCAGCAGGAGGTACCTTCTAGTTATAGTTCTGTTGCAg GTAAAGAGGCTCTTGATCAGATTCAACTATCATACTCAGTCTTTCCTTTGTCAAGTTCCTCATCGCAAGAACGCCATGTGCAACAATCAATGCATGCACCACCTTTTGTGTCTGGCAGCCATTCAGTTGACTCCACTATCAGTCTTGCTGATCAACCATTAGATTTTGCACCTAGGTTTAATCGTGATAGTGACTTGCAAATGCAATCAACTTATAATCATCACGATTCCAGTTCTTCAATGAATAACTGGGCTTCTCCAGTGACACCTGGTGTTAGTTATCCATCAGTACCACCAAATCTTTCTTCTGGGCAGCag CAGCATGACCCTTCTATCACCACTCCTGGTCATGTGGCCCCGCCATTTGGAAGGTTTGCTGGACCTGGCCTCCCTTCGACCATTCCACCAAGTGGTGCACCGTTTACTCTTAGCACAGGAACTACACTTCATCCTACTGTGGCTTTCTCAGCTGATGCGTATGGGGCATCTGGTGTTCCTGATCGTCCTAAGAAG GCTTCTGTCCCTAACTGGCTGAAAGAGGAAATAAAGAAAACAGTCATCCCTGCTCCTGCAGAGAATCTGAAGGAAGAAACATTTGTAAATGATGGCATTGACAAGTCATATGCTAGAGGTGATGAGGCAGATAGTAAAAGCATTGATTCGTCTAGATCAGCTGAGGATGAGGATGAAGag GATCAAGTTGAAGCAGCTAGAACTGTAGCAATCAACcaagaaataaaaagagttCTGACTGAAGTTCTTTTGAAG GTTACTGATGAATTGTTTGACGAAATCGCAACCAGAGTTCTTGCTGAAGATGATCTTACTGCTGAAG TGGGCCACAAGGTTGCCACCTCAAATCATAAGGCATCAGCATCTCCTCCCTCAGCTACAGTTCCTAAGGCATCTGCAAAAGTTTTagttccaatcaaagagaaggtAGAAAATGAAGACACCAGTGAAAACTCTAATTCCAGCTCTCCTGGAGATGTTTTAGGTCTTGGAAATTATGGTTCTGATGCTGATGATGGAGACAATGAAATTGAGAGTTCCAGTGTGCCAACACCTGCAAGAGATGCTGCCTATCAGTCAGGGATTAAGAAACCTTTGTCAGATAGACATGATCTACCTGTTAATGGCATTGCACAACTTGATGAGCATGATAGAAGTGAAACTAATTTGATGAATAATCAGGTCAAAACCATCTCTTTACCATCCAGAAGTAGCAATGATGCTGCTACTGATCTGTTGCATGATGACAAGGTGACCAAGGAATCCAATCATTCACATTCTTCCAAGGTGGTGACTGAAGATCTTAAGGATAATGGGCTTAATTCCATTGAAAGAAGCCTTGATAGATTTAATGGTTTTAGTTCTAAAGATTCTTCAGGGGTATCAAGATCTGAACTGCCTGGAAAGAACATCAGTGTGGAAAAAGCAACAGATGATCTTTCAGGTAGGGAAAGcagaaaaaaatcagaaaaaaatgATCGGCCTGACAGGAGTACTTCTGAGAAAGACTTTGTAAAGGAGGTACACAGTAGTAAGACTAGGATAGATGAAAAAGGTAACGAGAATCAAATAAGAAAGGATGAAAGAAACcagaaaagggaaaaaacaGATTATGGCAGTGAGGCAAAAGAAAGAGTGAAAGAGCACAGTTTAAGGCATGGGGAGAAGGCAAAGGAATCAGACTCAAGGAAAAGATCCTCTCATGTTGATGTCAAGGATGATAAAAAGGAAGCAGAAAAATCCCATAGAGGTAGTGCCACTGACGATACTAGCCGGAAAAGGGAGCATGCAAAGGATAAGGGGGAACATAAATCAAGGCAAAAAGATGCAAGTAATCATGACAGGCACAGAAGAAGACGTTCATCTTCAGTAAGCAGTAGAGGTAGAACCAAGAAGGATCGTATTAATCATGCTGATGATTCAAGTGGTGAAGGATCAGATGGCTCAAAAAG GAAGCTGCATTCAAGAAAGCATGACTTATCACCGTCTCCGGTCAGATCTAAAAGAAG GGGAAGGAGGTCAAGATCCAGATCACCTGTTCGGCGGCAGAAATGA